One window of the Longimicrobiaceae bacterium genome contains the following:
- the modA gene encoding molybdate ABC transporter substrate-binding protein translates to AVDLALGATGSLAAQIENGAPADLFFAADEETIERLVTSGSIRRTSVRTYVVGQLVLVWRDGVDRLASLQQLADSRYEVVAIANPEIAPYGAAAREALQQAGVWDAVEPRIVQGENITQTYQLVQTGNADVALVARSVVDTTRTELSLIDPSLHTPIRQAAGILERSDNPAAERFLEYVLSDEGQAILEAHGFGRAPRQARDR, encoded by the coding sequence GGCCGTCGATCTCGCTCTCGGAGCGACCGGTAGCCTGGCGGCGCAGATCGAGAACGGAGCTCCCGCCGACCTGTTCTTCGCCGCCGACGAGGAGACGATCGAGCGGCTGGTCACCAGCGGATCGATCCGCCGGACGTCCGTGCGCACCTACGTGGTCGGGCAGCTGGTGCTCGTCTGGCGCGACGGGGTAGATCGCCTCGCGTCGCTGCAGCAGCTCGCGGACAGCCGCTACGAGGTCGTGGCGATCGCCAATCCCGAGATCGCGCCCTACGGCGCGGCGGCCCGCGAGGCACTGCAGCAGGCGGGCGTCTGGGACGCAGTCGAACCGAGAATCGTACAGGGGGAGAACATCACGCAGACCTACCAGCTCGTGCAGACCGGAAACGCCGACGTGGCCCTCGTCGCGCGGAGCGTGGTCGACACGACGAGGACGGAGCTCAGCCTCATCGACCCGAGCCTGCACACGCCCATCCGCCAGGCGGCCGGGATCCTGGAGCGCAGCGACAACCCCGCCGCGGAGCGATTCCTCGAGTACGTCCTGAGCGACGAGGGGCAGGCGATCCTCGAAGCGCACGGGTTCGGACGCGCACCCCGTCAGGCGAGGGACCGATAA